The following proteins are co-located in the Chlorocebus sabaeus isolate Y175 chromosome 21, mChlSab1.0.hap1, whole genome shotgun sequence genome:
- the SMIM30 gene encoding small integral membrane protein 30 isoform X1, giving the protein MYELVSDGYLGCTSVFVKQEQIWALPFQSRVTWNLLISASGAPGRENFKSDRILYIPFLWNLQPPDSNIMTSVSTQLSLVLMSLLLVLPVVEAVEAGDAIALLLGVVLSITGICACLGVYARKRNGQM; this is encoded by the exons ATGTACGAACTCGTCTCCGACGGATACTTAGGTTGCACCAGTGTATTTGTAAAACAGGAGCAAATTTGGGCCTTGCCGTTCCAAA GTCGTGTCACGTGGAACCTCTTAATCTCAGCATCCGGAGCTCCAGGAAGGGAAAATTTCAAGTCAGATAGAATTCTATATATACCATTTCTTTG GAACCTTCAGCCTCCAGATTCCAACATCATGACCTCAGTTTCAACACAGTTGTCCTTAGTCCTCATGTCACTGCTTTTGGTGCTGCCTGTTGTGGAAGCAGTAGAAGCCGGTGATGCAATCGCCCTTTTGTTAGGTGTGGTTCTCAGCATTACAGGCATTTGTGCCTGCTTGGGGGTATATGCAcgaaaaagaaatggacaaatgtgA
- the SMIM30 gene encoding small integral membrane protein 30 isoform X2: MTSVSTQLSLVLMSLLLVLPVVEAVEAGDAIALLLGVVLSITGICACLGVYARKRNGQM; the protein is encoded by the coding sequence ATGACCTCAGTTTCAACACAGTTGTCCTTAGTCCTCATGTCACTGCTTTTGGTGCTGCCTGTTGTGGAAGCAGTAGAAGCCGGTGATGCAATCGCCCTTTTGTTAGGTGTGGTTCTCAGCATTACAGGCATTTGTGCCTGCTTGGGGGTATATGCAcgaaaaagaaatggacaaatgtgA